DNA sequence from the Paraburkholderia azotifigens genome:
CTTTCGCGAAAGAGATTGAACGCGTGAGTGCGAGCGCAAATGGCCTGATTCGTTTTGTCCGTGTGCTCAGTAACACGGATGGTGCACGCGAGTGCAAAGACTACGACGAGGCTGGCAGGATAGACGTGGACCTGTTGTGCCGTACGCTGCCGTTCAACGACTACGACTTCTACATGTGCGGCCCTCCAGCGTTCATGCAGTCAGTCTACGATGACCTGCGTGCATTGAATGTTGCCGACGGGCGCATCCATGCCGAGGCGTTCGGACCGGCATCGCTCAAGCGACACGGCGACGTCGTCGAGGACGTAGCGCCGGCCCGGATTCCTTCGGACACGGCGACGCCCGTCATGTTCGTCAAGTCCGGGAAGGAAGCGCGTTGGGTTCCGGACGGCGGGTCGTTGCTGGACCTTGCTGAAGCACGTGGCCTGTCGCCGGAATCTGGATGCCGTGGTGGGACTTGCGGCACCTGTCGGACTCATGTCGTCGAAGGCGCTGTGGCATACGTTACGCCCCCTGACTTCAAAGTTGCCGATGATGAGGCTCTCATCTGCTGTGCGGTGCCAGCAAATCGGGAATCAGGTGGAGGGCCACGGCTTCTGCTCGATATCTGACGACTGTGATTCGCGCAGCCTTCTGGTGCGCGCCGGCAACGGGGCGGCACGGACGCCTTCACGTGTGTCGCGCCAGTTCGCGAGTCGGGCGCACAGGTCGCTGTTATCTTTCAGATGGAGCGTCCCCGTTCGTGGCTGTGTGAGTATCAGATTACCTGGCTCGGTTCATATGACTTGAGATGCAGAATGTCCGCAATGCGCTGCATGCAACTCTCAAGCTCGGCACGTGTTCGGGGTGCACCCAAGCATAGCCTGACACCATCGGGCGCTTCGGAAACGGCAAAGGCTTCGGTACCAGCGACCGATATGCCTGAAAGCTTTAACTGCGTTATGAAAGCGTTGCGCGTCCAGGGCATGGGTAAGGGCAACCACAGATGGAAGCCACGGTTGTGCCGACTATCGAGGTCCGCTCCAAGGTACCGGCGGGCGATAACCTGACGGGCGTCGCTCTCGACGCATATCGCCCGTAGCATATCTTCTGCGATTCCCGATTCAATCCAATACGTCGCGACCGCTGCGCTCAACGGCGCGGCCATTGAAGCCGTCGCACGGATGACAACGGAAGCCCGTTCCGCGGAGCTTTGGTCGGGTACGCTTAGATACGCGATGCGCAGCGCGGGCGAGACGCATTTCGCGAGGCCAGAAATGTAGTAGACGAGTTCGGGTGCCAGCGACGCGAGGCTCGGAAGTTCTTGCAAAGCGTTTGTTGAATCATCGGGCGAATTGACCAAAGGCCAATAGTTGTCATCTTCAATGATTGGAAGCTTGTGACGGCGCGCAACTTCCACCAGGGCAATACGCCGGTTCAATGGCATAGTTATCGTGGTGGGGTTGTGGACGATTGGCGTGCAATAGAATGCTTTCGGCTTTTCGGACTGGCAGAGGGCATCGAGCGATTCCGGTATTGCGCCGTGTTCATCCATTTCGACAGCGGACAGGCGAATACCTAGTTCTTTGGCGAGCAAGATACAGCCAGGATAAGTCAATGCCTCTACGCAGATGGTGTCGCCCGCTCCCGCTAGCATGATTGAGACGGCAAGGAGCGCACCCTGCGCGCCGGGACATACGAGGACACGCTCGGGGCCAAGTCCAGGAACTCGTTGGGCAAGCCAGTTTGCGCCCACCAGACGGTCCCTCATTGCGCCGCTCGGGACCTGATAGCGCATAAGCATATCCATACCGCGTTCCGCCATCATCGCAGGCACGCCTTCCCAGATTCGCTTCTCGAGCGTCGGGTTGTCGAATGGTGGGGGCTGGTTAATCAGCATGTCGATGCCGGACACGCTAGTCGCGGCGGCCGGGGGGCGATGCAAGGCCTTCACATAGGTGCCGCGTCCGACGCGGGCCTCGAGCAGGCCCCGTCGTTGGGCTTCAGCGTAGCCTCTGCTAACCGTTGTGAAGTCGATACCCAAGGTGGCGGCAAGCGTCCGCTGCGGAGGCAACCTGTCGCCGACACGAAGCTCTCCTCTGTTGATGCTATCGGCTACGGCGTCTGCAATCGCCAGATATGTAGGACCACTTGAGTCTTCGAGAAGCGGCGTCCAGCCAGATGTTCGCATCATTTTGCGGCCTCGTGCGGAGCAATCTGTTCCTATTGTATGCAACATTTTTCTGTGTTGCTCCATTTTTGTGCGCGAGTGTATGCATTCGTTCGAACGCTTGATTCCATCAATCGAGGTCGTTGTTTGAAGTGGTGAGATGCATACATCTTCAGTTATTTTTGCCAGCGGATTTATAGGGCCACCGTTGGCGCGCTTGTCA
Encoded proteins:
- a CDS encoding PLP-dependent aminotransferase family protein; amino-acid sequence: MMRTSGWTPLLEDSSGPTYLAIADAVADSINRGELRVGDRLPPQRTLAATLGIDFTTVSRGYAEAQRRGLLEARVGRGTYVKALHRPPAAATSVSGIDMLINQPPPFDNPTLEKRIWEGVPAMMAERGMDMLMRYQVPSGAMRDRLVGANWLAQRVPGLGPERVLVCPGAQGALLAVSIMLAGAGDTICVEALTYPGCILLAKELGIRLSAVEMDEHGAIPESLDALCQSEKPKAFYCTPIVHNPTTITMPLNRRIALVEVARRHKLPIIEDDNYWPLVNSPDDSTNALQELPSLASLAPELVYYISGLAKCVSPALRIAYLSVPDQSSAERASVVIRATASMAAPLSAAVATYWIESGIAEDMLRAICVESDARQVIARRYLGADLDSRHNRGFHLWLPLPMPWTRNAFITQLKLSGISVAGTEAFAVSEAPDGVRLCLGAPRTRAELESCMQRIADILHLKSYEPSQVI